A stretch of DNA from Halobacillus litoralis:
CTCTTTTTTTCAATTCTTCCATAGATTCTTTACTGTCCGTCACAACACGGAAGCTGATGCGGACATAATCTCCATTTTGCAAGTCTGTTGTGATTTCCTCTGTTGAAAAAGAGGCTTCACGAATATCATCGATGGATCTTTCTCCACTCGCTTCGCTTTCTCCATTAAAGTTGAGCACAAGCACAAGCGCTACGACACCGATGACAGTCAACGTACTTAGCGTAATCACCATCACCTTAAATCCATTCACTTGTCTTCACCTTCCTTGTCTGACGCCCTGACGATACCGATTTCTTTGTAAAAACCAGTGATCTTTTCAACAACCTGTTCCTCACTCTCTTTCACGAGGAACGTCCGTCCGGTAGTTGTCATCACTGTCGTATCAGGGTTCGATTGGATTTGCTCTATGTAAATCGCATTGAAGGTAAAAGGTTGGCCATTTAATTTAGTTAAAGTAATCATTCTTATATAGAGAGGGGCATTGATTCAGACCCCTCTATCCCCTTTTATCGTTTCAAGTTGACGAGCTCTTGTAAGATTTCATCCGATGTGGTGATGATCCTTGTGTTTGCCTGGAACCCACGTTGAGCAGTAATCATTTCAGTGAATGATTCTGCAAGGTCGACGTTGGACATCTCCAGGGCTCCGGATACCATCTGGCCCGTTCCGTTTTGTCCAGCAATAAGCAGGTCATCAAATCCAGCAATAGGTTCTCCAGCATTTTGAGTATACTGGAAGCTATTCCCCCCTAACTTTTCCAATCCACTCGGGTTCGGAAAGTTTGCTAATAAGACCCGTCCGGCCACTTGTGGGTTTCCGTTTTCATCAACGTAGTTAACCGTACCATCTGTTTGAATGCTGAAACTTTGCGCACTTTCAGGAATGGTAATAATCCCAGCAGTTTCTTCACCTGCAGCATTAAGTATGGGTTCTGAGCTCGTAGTATCATTATCATTTGTAATAGATTCATAAGGCTGCCCAATCAGATACTTTCCTTCACTGCTCACAATCGCTCCATCAGAATCGAGATAGAAATTACCTGCACGTGTATAACTCTGATTGACACTTCCTAAGTCAACCGTTTTTACAGTTGGGTCAATGAACCCGTCCCCCGCTTCAGCGAGTACGAACATCCCATCACCCTCAAGAGAAAGGTCGAGTGGACGATTGGTTGTTTGTCGGTTCCCTTGTGTGTGTATCGTATCGATCGAGCCTACCTGTGAACCTAGACCGACTTGTGAAGGATTGAGTCCACCTCTTACATTTCCACCATCTCCGGCAATCGGTCCTTGAGCTGCAGACATCGTCTGACTCATCATATCCTGGAAGGTGACTCTTCCTTTTTTGTAACCATAAGTGTTGACGTTTGCGATGTTGTTTCCAATTGTATCGAGCTTTGTCTGAAAACCTTTCATACCAGAAATCCCAGAGTACATTGAACGTAGCATATTGACGACATTCCTTTCTTTTGTTGGATTCATCTGCATCAATCGGTCAGCAGATGTTCAAGGCCTCCCACTCAGGGTCCAGCCTATTCGTTTATAAAAATCGTTCCATTGATGTTCGTGAATATTTGAGACTGTGCTTCGTTGCGATCCATGGCTGTTACGACCGTTCGTTTTTTTGAGCTGACTACAAGCGCCGCATCGTTGAGCACGACCAAGGATTGGTCCACCCCTTTTTTACTCGCTTCGGTCATTTTCTCTCCAATTTTTGACCAGGTTTGTTCCCTGATCTCTATCTTGCGGTCTCTCATCCGCTCCATCGCATGCTTACTCAATTTAATTTCTTTTGCTTCGTGAAGGAACTGTTGAAAGGAGACGTTAGCTTTTTGGTTCAGAGGTCCCTTTCTCGGTATGGGTAATGGTCGATGTATAGATTGTATACGCGGGTCCATATTATTCCTCATTGACTGTGTTCTCAGTTTTACCGTCTACTTCTCCCACTTTGGTAATGTATTCCACTGAGATTTTCTCCCCTGATTCGAGTTCTAAGTAAGTTTCAGCCCCATTCTGATTGACAGCTTGGACGATATCCGATTCCATTCGCTCAAGTAATCCTGTTTCCTGGTCATAAACAGGATAAGAAACTTCTTTGCCGATCAGTCCACTGTATTGAATAAGGGGAGGAAGGTTTTGACTGTCCATAAACCTTTGGAAGGACTGCGACATATTGGTCATTTGTTCCAGGCTTGAAAACTCTGTCATTTGTGAAATAAACTCTTTGTCTTTCATAGGGTCCAACGGATTTTGGTTTTTAATTTGTGCCATAAGGATTTTCAAGAAGTCATCCTTACCGAGTGTGCTGCTTCCAGTACCTCGAACCTGTTGATTTTTCAAATATAGAGAAGGGTCAATACTTGTCATACCATCACCTATACTTTCTCATTCATTAATATTTCTTGGAAACTGAGTTCTTCGTTTTCCGGATCTTTCCCTTCGTCTTGTTCATAATCATGATTGTGATCCCGTGGTTGACCCCGGTCTTTATTGCTGCTCTCCATCTGCTCTTGGAGATGTTGCTGGACGGCAGAGGCTTCGACCTTCTCTATCACCACTTGCTGTGGTGAAAACATATGTCTTAATTGAGTTTTGTTCCCTTCAAGCATTTCTTTCGCAGCTTGACTCGTGACCAGTATTTTCACTGCCATTTCACCATTGATTTGAGCAAATTTCACAGTAAGATCTCCCAGGTTCCCTGGTTTCAACTTGATCAGCATTTCCATGTTGCCTTTTGGATTCGTGAACATACGACTAGATTGTATGATTCTCTCCAGCTCGTGGATCACCTGTTTTTGTGAAGATGAGGCCTCTTGACTTTGGTTCAAATGAATGACGTACTGTTCCACTTTTGTCATGGGCATCGTTGATCCATTGGATAATGGCTGATTCTTAGAAGCTTGAAGTTTAGCATCCTGCTGAACTTCTTCTCCCAATGCCTGCTTTACCCATCTAACAACTTCCTTCCCTGTTACCGGTGTCTGTTGATGATAGGTTTTTGGAACTTCCATTCGGTTTTGATACATCTGGATCAACTTATTGAACACCTTTTGTTCTTCATTAGACGCTTTTTTCATAACCCTTTCCAGTACATCCTGCCCCACACCGTTTTCTTTGTTCGTCAAAGAATTAACGAGTTGCATGAATTTCTGCATCAACTCTTTCATATCTTTACCAGCTTTATGAGATAGGTGTGGCGAGGGGTCCTCTTCAATAAAAGTCTGAATGGTTTTCCTCATTACCTGCCATGTCTTATGTAAGTTTTCTTCTATGTTGACAGGATTGGAAGAGGATAAGGTTTCTTTCCCATTGAAAGATGAAGGAAGACGTAACAATGAGCTTTCATTTTTCCCAGTAACTGTGGTCATCAGGGATGTCAGTTCCTTGAATGCCAGCCCCAGATTTTGTTTTTCAACGGTTAAATCAGAAAAATTGTCTTCCGGTATGAATCTCTGTCCCAACTGGACCATAGGTGAAATAATATTTGAGAAGAGTCCTTCAGAAGCCGCTTCTTTAGCTCGTTGGATCGTTTCTCTCCAATCCAACCCTTCTCCACCAGACCATTCCCCTTGTTCGACTAGGTTCGAAATTAACGTCTCGATTTCTTCAATGAGCTCTATGATTTTCTCTGTATTTTCTTCTATTTTGACTTCTTTTGAGTCAGTCAATGAGGTCATCCCTTGAAATTCGATGAGTAGGGACCCAAAGAGAGCTCCTTCCAACTTGTCTTCACCTTTTTGTTTCGTATTAGGGTTCATGACCATTTTTTGAGAATTTCCTAAAATCGTCATCATACCTGTATTCACTTTTCCACCCCCTTTCAAGGAAGCCTCAGTCTTCAATAAGAATACTCGCGATGTTGGCTGCTGTTTCCGCATCCATCTGACCAAGGATTTCTCCTCTTTCCTCACTAGCTACATCACTTAAGACTTGCACCGCTAAATTTTCATTCATACTTTCAAGAATCGGGGCAGCCTCTTCCGGCTCCATTTCCTGAAAAGATCGAGCCATATCTGCCGCTTTTGAATTGTCGCTCTCACCCTCTGATCTTGCGTCTTCCAAATCAGCTTTCAACTGCACCACCTGTTGTTCCAACTCATTCATTTGATGCTGTTTACGATCAGATTCTGATTGCAGTTCTTCCATCTCCGCTTCTTTGTTGGCAATAATGGCCTTCAACCGGTCCACTTCGCCAGCTTTTGTATCTTCACCTTCAGATGAAACTGCAGTGGATAGTCCTGGAATACGACTGGCATACTTCTCAGCCTCTTCAAAAACATTGACGCCACTTAACGTGAGGACGATCAAGGTCAGCGTAATAATGAAAATCAGTGGAGTGAAAATGGCAGCGATGATTTTTAAAAAAGATTTCTTGTTTTTTTTCGTAGGATCACTCTTCGCCATTTCATCACCTATTCTGGAAATTTAAGTATTGTTGCATGGATAGTTCATCCATCTGCTTATTTTCTTCACTTTTCATAAGATGCCATTGCTCATCCCGCTTATGCTCTACAATTTTTTCAAATTTTTTCACTTCCATATGGGCTTGAGAAAGTTTGGCTTGTTTTTGTTGCATATTTATCCTTGCCTTTTGGACAACGGGCTGAAGGTGATCGATCGTCTCCTGTAAACCTTGTATGTATCGCTGATGTCGGACGATGGCGTCTGCTCTCACCGTGTGGTATTTCATTTCCTGCTCAAAGCGTTTTTCCGCTGTTTCCTTCTTCTTCAGACATTCATAAAGTTCTTCTGCATGTTTTTCAAAATGATTGACAGCTTCCTGATATAACTTCTGGGTCTTTTGCTTCTCTCGATCTCGTAAATCTCTAATTCTTTGGAATGTTTGAATATCAGCCATATCTAGCGGCCTCCTAAACGAACAGATTTCTCAAATCTTCCACTGACTTCTCAAAGCTTGCCGGCTCGTGAATCCCTTGTCTTAAAAATTGAATGATGGCAGAGTGATAGGATATCGCTTGATCGATTTCCATACTCGATCCCTTTTTGTAAGCTCCAATTTGGAT
This window harbors:
- a CDS encoding MotE family protein; the encoded protein is MAKSDPTKKNKKSFLKIIAAIFTPLIFIITLTLIVLTLSGVNVFEEAEKYASRIPGLSTAVSSEGEDTKAGEVDRLKAIIANKEAEMEELQSESDRKQHQMNELEQQVVQLKADLEDARSEGESDNSKAADMARSFQEMEPEEAAPILESMNENLAVQVLSDVASEERGEILGQMDAETAANIASILIED
- a CDS encoding flagellar hook-length control protein FliK, with protein sequence MNTGMMTILGNSQKMVMNPNTKQKGEDKLEGALFGSLLIEFQGMTSLTDSKEVKIEENTEKIIELIEEIETLISNLVEQGEWSGGEGLDWRETIQRAKEAASEGLFSNIISPMVQLGQRFIPEDNFSDLTVEKQNLGLAFKELTSLMTTVTGKNESSLLRLPSSFNGKETLSSSNPVNIEENLHKTWQVMRKTIQTFIEEDPSPHLSHKAGKDMKELMQKFMQLVNSLTNKENGVGQDVLERVMKKASNEEQKVFNKLIQMYQNRMEVPKTYHQQTPVTGKEVVRWVKQALGEEVQQDAKLQASKNQPLSNGSTMPMTKVEQYVIHLNQSQEASSSQKQVIHELERIIQSSRMFTNPKGNMEMLIKLKPGNLGDLTVKFAQINGEMAVKILVTSQAAKEMLEGNKTQLRHMFSPQQVVIEKVEASAVQQHLQEQMESSNKDRGQPRDHNHDYEQDEGKDPENEELSFQEILMNEKV
- the fliJ gene encoding flagellar export protein FliJ, coding for MADIQTFQRIRDLRDREKQKTQKLYQEAVNHFEKHAEELYECLKKKETAEKRFEQEMKYHTVRADAIVRHQRYIQGLQETIDHLQPVVQKARINMQQKQAKLSQAHMEVKKFEKIVEHKRDEQWHLMKSEENKQMDELSMQQYLNFQNR
- the flgG gene encoding flagellar basal body rod protein FlgG, whose amino-acid sequence is MLRSMYSGISGMKGFQTKLDTIGNNIANVNTYGYKKGRVTFQDMMSQTMSAAQGPIAGDGGNVRGGLNPSQVGLGSQVGSIDTIHTQGNRQTTNRPLDLSLEGDGMFVLAEAGDGFIDPTVKTVDLGSVNQSYTRAGNFYLDSDGAIVSSEGKYLIGQPYESITNDNDTTSSEPILNAAGEETAGIITIPESAQSFSIQTDGTVNYVDENGNPQVAGRVLLANFPNPSGLEKLGGNSFQYTQNAGEPIAGFDDLLIAGQNGTGQMVSGALEMSNVDLAESFTEMITAQRGFQANTRIITTSDEILQELVNLKR
- a CDS encoding flagellar FlbD family protein, translated to MITLTKLNGQPFTFNAIYIEQIQSNPDTTVMTTTGRTFLVKESEEQVVEKITGFYKEIGIVRASDKEGEDK
- the flgD gene encoding flagellar hook assembly protein FlgD; this translates as MTSIDPSLYLKNQQVRGTGSSTLGKDDFLKILMAQIKNQNPLDPMKDKEFISQMTEFSSLEQMTNMSQSFQRFMDSQNLPPLIQYSGLIGKEVSYPVYDQETGLLERMESDIVQAVNQNGAETYLELESGEKISVEYITKVGEVDGKTENTVNEE
- a CDS encoding TIGR02530 family flagellar biosynthesis protein translates to MDPRIQSIHRPLPIPRKGPLNQKANVSFQQFLHEAKEIKLSKHAMERMRDRKIEIREQTWSKIGEKMTEASKKGVDQSLVVLNDAALVVSSKKRTVVTAMDRNEAQSQIFTNINGTIFINE
- the fliL gene encoding flagellar basal body-associated protein FliL — its product is MNGFKVMVITLSTLTVIGVVALVLVLNFNGESEASGERSIDDIREASFSTEEITTDLQNGDYVRISFRVVTDSKESMEELKKRDFQMQNILLKELSAMDSETFQSGLSDLEAKVKLKLNEFMSEGEVTDVYTVNKVLQ